The following coding sequences lie in one Phalacrocorax aristotelis chromosome 2, bGulAri2.1, whole genome shotgun sequence genomic window:
- the MAK gene encoding serine/threonine-protein kinase MAK isoform X1 — translation MNRYTIMKQLGDGTYGSVLMGKSNESGELVAIKRMKRKFYSWDECMNLREVKSLKKLNHANVIKLKEVIRENDHLYFVFEYMKENLYQLMKDRNKLFPESVIRNMMYQILQGLAFIHKHGFFHRDMKPENLLCIGPELVKIADFGLARELRSQPPYTDYVSTRWYRAPEVLLRSSIYSSPIDMWAVGSIMAELYTLRPLFPGTSEVDEIFKICQVLGTPKKSDWPEGYHLASAMNFRFPQCVPISLKTLIPNASNEAIQLMSDMLNWNPKKRPTASQALKHPYFQVGQVLGPPPQYLEKQTPIKPVQPTEPKPALPKLEAVSKPEAISKPEPLSSPDVPDKTQPQPLSKVNHQPLQQIQLPQNTANQQVPKQQQPQAQPFFPTIIKNSSPKQAASGSQNGAGPKSCRRRWGQTLVKAVDSWDDLDDTEFGMSCSKKPSIALLKEKKNKECLFSVPEPKASCYIQPGGENKVLKTNDSGRSNSSAKQYYLRQSRYLPGVNPKSVSLIAVNKEGSHGTWNYHLFPKALAHTGGGVTFNRNTTDENLIIPIEKLSCKERLNEKLEDPKGNPGFVSGAAYNPSGVYIPSFHKKEVGSAGQRVQLAPLGAPVSDYSWKTKAARAQLPGPTFNSAAKNLTVLTRPPTIQPVHGRTDWVAKYGGNR, via the exons atgaaccgTTACACAATCATGAAACAACTAGGTGATGGCACCTATGGCAGCGTGTTGATGGGGAAGAGCAACGAGTCAGGAGAACTTGTGGCTATCAAAAG aatgaaaagaaagttCTATTCGTGGGATGAATGTATGAATTTGAGAGAAGTCAAG TCTCTGAAGAAGCTAAATCATGCCAATGTAATAAAATTGAAAGAAGTTATACGGGAAAATGACCACCTTTACTTCGTATTTGAATATATGAAGGAAAATCTCTATCAGTTAATGAAGGACAG AAACAAGTTGTTCCCCGAGTCGGTCATCAGAAACATGATGTATCAAATATTACAAGGGCTGGCTTTTATCCATAAACACG GGTTTTTTCATAGAGATATGAAGCCTGAAAACCTTCTCTGTATTGGACCAGAACTTGTGAAAATAGCAGATTTTGGTTTGGCTAGAGAACTAAGATCTCAGCCACCTTATACAGATTATGTTTCTACCAGGTG GTACCGAGCTCCTGAAGTTTTGCTAAGATCATCTATTTATAGCTCACCTATTGATATGTGGGCAGTTGGCAGCATAATGGCTGAGTTGTACACGCTAAGACCTCTTTTCCCAGGCACAAGTGAAGTAGATGAAATCTTCAAAATTTGCCAAGTATTAGGGACTCCGAAGAAG AGTGACTGGCCAGAAGGATACCACCTTGCTTCTGCCATGAATTTCCGTTTCCCACAATGTGTCCCTATAAGCCTAAAAACTCTGATCCCAAATGCAAGCAATGAAGCAATACAGCTTATGAGTGATATGCTGAACTGGAATCCAAAGAAGAGACCTACAGCCAGTCAG gctttgAAGCACCCTTACTTTCAAGTTGGCCAAGTTTTAGGACCTCCTCCACAGTACCTGGAGAAGCAGACTCCTATTAAACCAGTTCAGCCAACAGAGCCAAAGCCAGCTTTACCTAAACTGGAAGCTGTATCCAAGCCAGAAGCTATATCTAAGCCAGAACCTCTGTCTTCACCTGATGTACCTGACAAAACACAGCCACAGCCCCTGTCAAAGGTTAACCACCAGCCTCTCCAGCAAATTCAGTTGCCTCAGAATACAGCTAACCAGCAAGtaccaaaacagcagcagccacaggcaCAGCCGTTTTTTCCAACTATCATTAAAAACTCCTCCCCA aaacaagCAGCTAGTGGCTCTCAGAATGGTGCAGGTCCTAAAAGCTGTAGAAGACGGTGGGGTCAGACATTGGTAAAAGCTGTGGATAGCTGGGATGACTTGGATGACACCGAATTTGGGATGTCATGTTCAAAGAAGCCTAGCATTGcactgttaaaagaaaagaaaaacaaggaatgtCTTTTTAG tgtgCCAGAACCAAAAGCTTCATGCTATATCCAGCCAGGAGGGGAAAATAAGGTTCTGAAGACAAATGATTCTGGAAGATCAAATTCATCAGCAAAACAGTACTATCTAAGACAATCAAGATATCTACCTG GTGTAAACCCTAAGAGTGTCTCTTTAATAGCAGTCAATAAAGAAGGATCACATGGAACCTGGAACTACCACTTGTTTCCTAAAGCACTGGCACATACTGGAGGAGGAGTGACCTTCAACAGAAATACTACAG ATGAGAACTTAATTATACCTATTGAAAAGCTATCATGCAAAGAAAGGTTGAATGAAAAATTAGAGGATCCAAAAG GAAATCCTGGCTTTGTAAGTGGTGCCGCTTACAACCCATCAGGAGTATATATCCCTTCCTTTCATAAAAAAGAAGTTGGATCAGCTGGACAGCGGGTACAGCTAGCTCCTCTTGGTGCACCTGTGTCAG ATTATTCCTGGAAAACCAAAGCTGCCCGTGCTCAGTTACCAGGTCCTACCTTCaattcagcagcaaaaaatTTGACCGTTTTAACTCGCCCACCAACAATTCAGCCGGTACATGGAAGAACAGACTGGGTGGCCAAATATGGAGGAAACAGATAG
- the MAK gene encoding serine/threonine-protein kinase MAK isoform X3, translating to MNRYTIMKQLGDGTYGSVLMGKSNESGELVAIKRMKRKFYSWDECMNLREVKSLKKLNHANVIKLKEVIRENDHLYFVFEYMKENLYQLMKDRNKLFPESVIRNMMYQILQGLAFIHKHGFFHRDMKPENLLCIGPELVKIADFGLARELRSQPPYTDYVSTRWYRAPEVLLRSSIYSSPIDMWAVGSIMAELYTLRPLFPGTSEVDEIFKICQVLGTPKKSDWPEGYHLASAMNFRFPQCVPISLKTLIPNASNEAIQLMSDMLNWNPKKRPTASQALKHPYFQVGQVLGPPPQYLEKQTPIKPVQPTEPKPALPKLEAVSKPEAISKPEPLSSPDVPDKTQPQPLSKVNHQPLQQIQLPQNTANQQVPKQQQPQAQPFFPTIIKNSSPKQAASGSQNGAGPKSCRRRWGQTLVKAVDSWDDLDDTEFGMSCSKKPSIALLKEKKNKECLFSVPEPKASCYIQPGGENKVLKTNDSGRSNSSAKQYYLRQSRYLPGVNPKSVSLIAVNKEGSHGTWNYHLFPKALAHTGGGVTFNRNTTGNPGFVSGAAYNPSGVYIPSFHKKEVGSAGQRVQLAPLGAPVSDYSWKTKAARAQLPGPTFNSAAKNLTVLTRPPTIQPVHGRTDWVAKYGGNR from the exons atgaaccgTTACACAATCATGAAACAACTAGGTGATGGCACCTATGGCAGCGTGTTGATGGGGAAGAGCAACGAGTCAGGAGAACTTGTGGCTATCAAAAG aatgaaaagaaagttCTATTCGTGGGATGAATGTATGAATTTGAGAGAAGTCAAG TCTCTGAAGAAGCTAAATCATGCCAATGTAATAAAATTGAAAGAAGTTATACGGGAAAATGACCACCTTTACTTCGTATTTGAATATATGAAGGAAAATCTCTATCAGTTAATGAAGGACAG AAACAAGTTGTTCCCCGAGTCGGTCATCAGAAACATGATGTATCAAATATTACAAGGGCTGGCTTTTATCCATAAACACG GGTTTTTTCATAGAGATATGAAGCCTGAAAACCTTCTCTGTATTGGACCAGAACTTGTGAAAATAGCAGATTTTGGTTTGGCTAGAGAACTAAGATCTCAGCCACCTTATACAGATTATGTTTCTACCAGGTG GTACCGAGCTCCTGAAGTTTTGCTAAGATCATCTATTTATAGCTCACCTATTGATATGTGGGCAGTTGGCAGCATAATGGCTGAGTTGTACACGCTAAGACCTCTTTTCCCAGGCACAAGTGAAGTAGATGAAATCTTCAAAATTTGCCAAGTATTAGGGACTCCGAAGAAG AGTGACTGGCCAGAAGGATACCACCTTGCTTCTGCCATGAATTTCCGTTTCCCACAATGTGTCCCTATAAGCCTAAAAACTCTGATCCCAAATGCAAGCAATGAAGCAATACAGCTTATGAGTGATATGCTGAACTGGAATCCAAAGAAGAGACCTACAGCCAGTCAG gctttgAAGCACCCTTACTTTCAAGTTGGCCAAGTTTTAGGACCTCCTCCACAGTACCTGGAGAAGCAGACTCCTATTAAACCAGTTCAGCCAACAGAGCCAAAGCCAGCTTTACCTAAACTGGAAGCTGTATCCAAGCCAGAAGCTATATCTAAGCCAGAACCTCTGTCTTCACCTGATGTACCTGACAAAACACAGCCACAGCCCCTGTCAAAGGTTAACCACCAGCCTCTCCAGCAAATTCAGTTGCCTCAGAATACAGCTAACCAGCAAGtaccaaaacagcagcagccacaggcaCAGCCGTTTTTTCCAACTATCATTAAAAACTCCTCCCCA aaacaagCAGCTAGTGGCTCTCAGAATGGTGCAGGTCCTAAAAGCTGTAGAAGACGGTGGGGTCAGACATTGGTAAAAGCTGTGGATAGCTGGGATGACTTGGATGACACCGAATTTGGGATGTCATGTTCAAAGAAGCCTAGCATTGcactgttaaaagaaaagaaaaacaaggaatgtCTTTTTAG tgtgCCAGAACCAAAAGCTTCATGCTATATCCAGCCAGGAGGGGAAAATAAGGTTCTGAAGACAAATGATTCTGGAAGATCAAATTCATCAGCAAAACAGTACTATCTAAGACAATCAAGATATCTACCTG GTGTAAACCCTAAGAGTGTCTCTTTAATAGCAGTCAATAAAGAAGGATCACATGGAACCTGGAACTACCACTTGTTTCCTAAAGCACTGGCACATACTGGAGGAGGAGTGACCTTCAACAGAAATACTACAG GAAATCCTGGCTTTGTAAGTGGTGCCGCTTACAACCCATCAGGAGTATATATCCCTTCCTTTCATAAAAAAGAAGTTGGATCAGCTGGACAGCGGGTACAGCTAGCTCCTCTTGGTGCACCTGTGTCAG ATTATTCCTGGAAAACCAAAGCTGCCCGTGCTCAGTTACCAGGTCCTACCTTCaattcagcagcaaaaaatTTGACCGTTTTAACTCGCCCACCAACAATTCAGCCGGTACATGGAAGAACAGACTGGGTGGCCAAATATGGAGGAAACAGATAG
- the MAK gene encoding serine/threonine-protein kinase MAK isoform X2, with protein sequence MNRYTIMKQLGDGTYGSVLMGKSNESGELVAIKRMKRKFYSWDECMNLREVKSLKKLNHANVIKLKEVIRENDHLYFVFEYMKENLYQLMKDRNKLFPESVIRNMMYQILQGLAFIHKHGFFHRDMKPENLLCIGPELVKIADFGLARELRSQPPYTDYVSTRWYRAPEVLLRSSIYSSPIDMWAVGSIMAELYTLRPLFPGTSEVDEIFKICQVLGTPKKSDWPEGYHLASAMNFRFPQCVPISLKTLIPNASNEAIQLMSDMLNWNPKKRPTASQALKHPYFQVGQVLGPPPQYLEKQTPIKPVQPTEPKPALPKLEAVSKPEAISKPEPLSSPDVPDKTQPQPLSKVNHQPLQQIQLPQNTANQQVPKQQQPQAQPFFPTIIKNSSPKQAASGSQNGAGPKSCRRRWGQTLVKAVDSWDDLDDTEFGMSCSKKPSIALLKEKKNKECLFSVPEPKASCYIQPGGENKVLKTNDSGRSNSSAKQYYLRQSRYLPAVNKEGSHGTWNYHLFPKALAHTGGGVTFNRNTTDENLIIPIEKLSCKERLNEKLEDPKGNPGFVSGAAYNPSGVYIPSFHKKEVGSAGQRVQLAPLGAPVSDYSWKTKAARAQLPGPTFNSAAKNLTVLTRPPTIQPVHGRTDWVAKYGGNR encoded by the exons atgaaccgTTACACAATCATGAAACAACTAGGTGATGGCACCTATGGCAGCGTGTTGATGGGGAAGAGCAACGAGTCAGGAGAACTTGTGGCTATCAAAAG aatgaaaagaaagttCTATTCGTGGGATGAATGTATGAATTTGAGAGAAGTCAAG TCTCTGAAGAAGCTAAATCATGCCAATGTAATAAAATTGAAAGAAGTTATACGGGAAAATGACCACCTTTACTTCGTATTTGAATATATGAAGGAAAATCTCTATCAGTTAATGAAGGACAG AAACAAGTTGTTCCCCGAGTCGGTCATCAGAAACATGATGTATCAAATATTACAAGGGCTGGCTTTTATCCATAAACACG GGTTTTTTCATAGAGATATGAAGCCTGAAAACCTTCTCTGTATTGGACCAGAACTTGTGAAAATAGCAGATTTTGGTTTGGCTAGAGAACTAAGATCTCAGCCACCTTATACAGATTATGTTTCTACCAGGTG GTACCGAGCTCCTGAAGTTTTGCTAAGATCATCTATTTATAGCTCACCTATTGATATGTGGGCAGTTGGCAGCATAATGGCTGAGTTGTACACGCTAAGACCTCTTTTCCCAGGCACAAGTGAAGTAGATGAAATCTTCAAAATTTGCCAAGTATTAGGGACTCCGAAGAAG AGTGACTGGCCAGAAGGATACCACCTTGCTTCTGCCATGAATTTCCGTTTCCCACAATGTGTCCCTATAAGCCTAAAAACTCTGATCCCAAATGCAAGCAATGAAGCAATACAGCTTATGAGTGATATGCTGAACTGGAATCCAAAGAAGAGACCTACAGCCAGTCAG gctttgAAGCACCCTTACTTTCAAGTTGGCCAAGTTTTAGGACCTCCTCCACAGTACCTGGAGAAGCAGACTCCTATTAAACCAGTTCAGCCAACAGAGCCAAAGCCAGCTTTACCTAAACTGGAAGCTGTATCCAAGCCAGAAGCTATATCTAAGCCAGAACCTCTGTCTTCACCTGATGTACCTGACAAAACACAGCCACAGCCCCTGTCAAAGGTTAACCACCAGCCTCTCCAGCAAATTCAGTTGCCTCAGAATACAGCTAACCAGCAAGtaccaaaacagcagcagccacaggcaCAGCCGTTTTTTCCAACTATCATTAAAAACTCCTCCCCA aaacaagCAGCTAGTGGCTCTCAGAATGGTGCAGGTCCTAAAAGCTGTAGAAGACGGTGGGGTCAGACATTGGTAAAAGCTGTGGATAGCTGGGATGACTTGGATGACACCGAATTTGGGATGTCATGTTCAAAGAAGCCTAGCATTGcactgttaaaagaaaagaaaaacaaggaatgtCTTTTTAG tgtgCCAGAACCAAAAGCTTCATGCTATATCCAGCCAGGAGGGGAAAATAAGGTTCTGAAGACAAATGATTCTGGAAGATCAAATTCATCAGCAAAACAGTACTATCTAAGACAATCAAGATATCTACCTG CAGTCAATAAAGAAGGATCACATGGAACCTGGAACTACCACTTGTTTCCTAAAGCACTGGCACATACTGGAGGAGGAGTGACCTTCAACAGAAATACTACAG ATGAGAACTTAATTATACCTATTGAAAAGCTATCATGCAAAGAAAGGTTGAATGAAAAATTAGAGGATCCAAAAG GAAATCCTGGCTTTGTAAGTGGTGCCGCTTACAACCCATCAGGAGTATATATCCCTTCCTTTCATAAAAAAGAAGTTGGATCAGCTGGACAGCGGGTACAGCTAGCTCCTCTTGGTGCACCTGTGTCAG ATTATTCCTGGAAAACCAAAGCTGCCCGTGCTCAGTTACCAGGTCCTACCTTCaattcagcagcaaaaaatTTGACCGTTTTAACTCGCCCACCAACAATTCAGCCGGTACATGGAAGAACAGACTGGGTGGCCAAATATGGAGGAAACAGATAG
- the MAK gene encoding serine/threonine-protein kinase MAK isoform X4, whose translation MKRKFYSWDECMNLREVKSLKKLNHANVIKLKEVIRENDHLYFVFEYMKENLYQLMKDRNKLFPESVIRNMMYQILQGLAFIHKHGFFHRDMKPENLLCIGPELVKIADFGLARELRSQPPYTDYVSTRWYRAPEVLLRSSIYSSPIDMWAVGSIMAELYTLRPLFPGTSEVDEIFKICQVLGTPKKSDWPEGYHLASAMNFRFPQCVPISLKTLIPNASNEAIQLMSDMLNWNPKKRPTASQALKHPYFQVGQVLGPPPQYLEKQTPIKPVQPTEPKPALPKLEAVSKPEAISKPEPLSSPDVPDKTQPQPLSKVNHQPLQQIQLPQNTANQQVPKQQQPQAQPFFPTIIKNSSPKQAASGSQNGAGPKSCRRRWGQTLVKAVDSWDDLDDTEFGMSCSKKPSIALLKEKKNKECLFSVPEPKASCYIQPGGENKVLKTNDSGRSNSSAKQYYLRQSRYLPGVNPKSVSLIAVNKEGSHGTWNYHLFPKALAHTGGGVTFNRNTTDENLIIPIEKLSCKERLNEKLEDPKGNPGFVSGAAYNPSGVYIPSFHKKEVGSAGQRVQLAPLGAPVSDYSWKTKAARAQLPGPTFNSAAKNLTVLTRPPTIQPVHGRTDWVAKYGGNR comes from the exons atgaaaagaaagttCTATTCGTGGGATGAATGTATGAATTTGAGAGAAGTCAAG TCTCTGAAGAAGCTAAATCATGCCAATGTAATAAAATTGAAAGAAGTTATACGGGAAAATGACCACCTTTACTTCGTATTTGAATATATGAAGGAAAATCTCTATCAGTTAATGAAGGACAG AAACAAGTTGTTCCCCGAGTCGGTCATCAGAAACATGATGTATCAAATATTACAAGGGCTGGCTTTTATCCATAAACACG GGTTTTTTCATAGAGATATGAAGCCTGAAAACCTTCTCTGTATTGGACCAGAACTTGTGAAAATAGCAGATTTTGGTTTGGCTAGAGAACTAAGATCTCAGCCACCTTATACAGATTATGTTTCTACCAGGTG GTACCGAGCTCCTGAAGTTTTGCTAAGATCATCTATTTATAGCTCACCTATTGATATGTGGGCAGTTGGCAGCATAATGGCTGAGTTGTACACGCTAAGACCTCTTTTCCCAGGCACAAGTGAAGTAGATGAAATCTTCAAAATTTGCCAAGTATTAGGGACTCCGAAGAAG AGTGACTGGCCAGAAGGATACCACCTTGCTTCTGCCATGAATTTCCGTTTCCCACAATGTGTCCCTATAAGCCTAAAAACTCTGATCCCAAATGCAAGCAATGAAGCAATACAGCTTATGAGTGATATGCTGAACTGGAATCCAAAGAAGAGACCTACAGCCAGTCAG gctttgAAGCACCCTTACTTTCAAGTTGGCCAAGTTTTAGGACCTCCTCCACAGTACCTGGAGAAGCAGACTCCTATTAAACCAGTTCAGCCAACAGAGCCAAAGCCAGCTTTACCTAAACTGGAAGCTGTATCCAAGCCAGAAGCTATATCTAAGCCAGAACCTCTGTCTTCACCTGATGTACCTGACAAAACACAGCCACAGCCCCTGTCAAAGGTTAACCACCAGCCTCTCCAGCAAATTCAGTTGCCTCAGAATACAGCTAACCAGCAAGtaccaaaacagcagcagccacaggcaCAGCCGTTTTTTCCAACTATCATTAAAAACTCCTCCCCA aaacaagCAGCTAGTGGCTCTCAGAATGGTGCAGGTCCTAAAAGCTGTAGAAGACGGTGGGGTCAGACATTGGTAAAAGCTGTGGATAGCTGGGATGACTTGGATGACACCGAATTTGGGATGTCATGTTCAAAGAAGCCTAGCATTGcactgttaaaagaaaagaaaaacaaggaatgtCTTTTTAG tgtgCCAGAACCAAAAGCTTCATGCTATATCCAGCCAGGAGGGGAAAATAAGGTTCTGAAGACAAATGATTCTGGAAGATCAAATTCATCAGCAAAACAGTACTATCTAAGACAATCAAGATATCTACCTG GTGTAAACCCTAAGAGTGTCTCTTTAATAGCAGTCAATAAAGAAGGATCACATGGAACCTGGAACTACCACTTGTTTCCTAAAGCACTGGCACATACTGGAGGAGGAGTGACCTTCAACAGAAATACTACAG ATGAGAACTTAATTATACCTATTGAAAAGCTATCATGCAAAGAAAGGTTGAATGAAAAATTAGAGGATCCAAAAG GAAATCCTGGCTTTGTAAGTGGTGCCGCTTACAACCCATCAGGAGTATATATCCCTTCCTTTCATAAAAAAGAAGTTGGATCAGCTGGACAGCGGGTACAGCTAGCTCCTCTTGGTGCACCTGTGTCAG ATTATTCCTGGAAAACCAAAGCTGCCCGTGCTCAGTTACCAGGTCCTACCTTCaattcagcagcaaaaaatTTGACCGTTTTAACTCGCCCACCAACAATTCAGCCGGTACATGGAAGAACAGACTGGGTGGCCAAATATGGAGGAAACAGATAG
- the LOC142053020 gene encoding transmembrane protein 14C-like, which yields MEYDWLGFGYAALVAAGGVVGYAKAGSVPSLAAGLLFGGLAGLGAYQQSKDPKNVWLSLVASGTLSAVMGMRFYNSRKAMPGIIAGASLLMVGRLGLQMMEKPLKP from the exons ATGGAGTACGACTGGCTGGGCTTCGGCTACGCGGCGCTGGTGGCGGCGGGCGGCGTCGTCGGTTACGCCAAGGCAG gCAGCGTCCCTTCTCTAGCAGCTGGCCTTCTCTTTGGCGGCTTAGCAGGACTAGGTGCCTACCAGCAGTCCAAAGATCCAAAAAATGTGTGGCTTTCCCTCG TGGCGTCTGGAACTTTGTCTGCTGTTATGGGAATGAGATTTTACAACTCCAGAAAAGCAATGCCTGGGATAATTGCTGGCGCCAG TTTACTGATGGTTGGACGGCTTGGATTGCAGATGATGGAAAAGCCTCTTAAACCATAA